In the genome of Anabaena cylindrica PCC 7122, the window CTTCTTCATCAGGGAATGCCACTTTTACACCCATAGCCGCAGGGACACCAAAACCCATGGTTCCTAAACCTGCGCTAGAAATCCAACGTCTGGGGCCATTTTTGAGGAATTGCGCTGCCCACATTTGATGTTGTCCCACATCTGTAGTGTAGAAAGCATGGGGGGCTTGACTACCAATTTCGACAATTACCTCTTGGGGGGAAATGCTGTCAGGATAATGAGGGACAACCAAAGGATAATCTTGTTTCCAACGGTTAATTACATTTAACCATTCTTGATTTTGATGAGGTGGAATTTTGTGAGTTGAGTTTTGACATCGGCGTAACAAATCCGTGAGAACGTGCTTAACATCACCAACAATAGGCACTTCAGGCACACGGTTTTTACCTACTTCAGCCGGGTCAATGTCGATGTGAATAACCTTCGCATGGGAGGCAAATTCATCTAACTTACCTGTCACCCGGTCATCAAATCTAGCACCGACACAAATCAGCAAATCGCAATCTGTCACCGCAAAGTTAGCGTAAGCGGTTCCGTGCATTCCCAACATTCCCAAGGAGAGGGGATGGTGTTCATCAAATGCACCGATACCCATCAAAGTGGTAGTGACGGGGATATTAAATAATTCTGCCAGTTGTTTGACTTCTTCGTGGGCATTAGATGCGATCGCACCGCCACCAACATACAACAACGGACGGCGACTTTCTCTAATTAACTGAATCGCCCCATTAATTTGGCGGGGATTGCCCTTAACAGTGGGACGATAACCAGGTAACTTCACCGTACCTGGTTCTACCGGCACATAATCAAATTCTTCTAAAGCCACATCTTTGGGGACATCGATCAAAACAGGCCCCGGTCTACCAGTACTGGCAATGTGGAAAGCTTCTGCCACAATTCGCGCCATATCTTTGGGGTCACGCACTACATAAGAATGCTTAACAATAGGCAAAGTAATCCCGTAGATATCTGTTTCTTGGAAAGCATCTGTACCAATGGAAGCCCTGGGGACTTGTCCTGTCACCACAATCATGGGAATAGAATCCATGTAGGCTGTAGCAATACCTGTGACTAGGTTCGTTGCTCCTGGTCCAGAAGTACCAAAAC includes:
- the ilvB gene encoding biosynthetic-type acetolactate synthase large subunit; translated protein: MRSPSQISLPQSENHKQSSISNSSVVTPKRASGGFALLDSLVRHGVEYIFGYPGGAILPIYDDLYKVEETGRVKHILVRHEQGASHAADGYARATGKVGICFGTSGPGATNLVTGIATAYMDSIPMIVVTGQVPRASIGTDAFQETDIYGITLPIVKHSYVVRDPKDMARIVAEAFHIASTGRPGPVLIDVPKDVALEEFDYVPVEPGTVKLPGYRPTVKGNPRQINGAIQLIRESRRPLLYVGGGAIASNAHEEVKQLAELFNIPVTTTLMGIGAFDEHHPLSLGMLGMHGTAYANFAVTDCDLLICVGARFDDRVTGKLDEFASHAKVIHIDIDPAEVGKNRVPEVPIVGDVKHVLTDLLRRCQNSTHKIPPHQNQEWLNVINRWKQDYPLVVPHYPDSISPQEVIVEIGSQAPHAFYTTDVGQHQMWAAQFLKNGPRRWISSAGLGTMGFGVPAAMGVKVAFPDEEVICISGDASFQMCLQELGTLAQYGINVKTVILNNGWQGMVRQWQQAFYGERYSCSNMEVGMPDIEFLAKAYGIKGMVISDRAQLSDKIAEMLAHNGPVIVNVHVTRDENCYPMVAPGKSNAQMFGLPKPTPTTTVEPVYCSHCGTKNPPSHNFCAECGNKL